ACCTGTTGGATTATCTTCTGAATTATTAGAATTATCTGATGTTTGAGAATCTTGTTGTTCTACTTGATTATTAGTTGATTGTTCAGATGAAGTTGAATTAGATGAAGTTGTTTGTTGATCATTGTTTTGATCTTGATTGTTTTGTTCATCTTGGTTGTCTGAAGCGTTGTTGTCATTTTGAACATCAAAGATGGCAACTGATTGTAAGCTTTCTTTTTCTTGTAATGAAATCAACTTAACACCTGAGGTGTTGCGGCCTAATTCTGATACTTCACTTAAAGGCACACGCACGATGTTACCTGTTGATGAAATCATTAATAAATCTTCATGACCATTAACTAGTTGGCTGGTAATTAAATCACCAGTTTTTGGTGTAACTTTAATTGTTAAAACACCCTTAGAACCTCTGTTGGTCATACGGTATTCTTGACGATCAGTCATCTTACCAAGACCCTTAGCTGATACAGCCAACAATAAGTTACCTTCATTAGATGAAGATAAACCAACAACTTCGTCTTTTGGATTCTTGAATTTAACCCCAATTACCCCACGAGCTGTGCGGCCCATTGAACGGACAGTATCTTCTTTAAAACGAACTAATAAACCAGATGAAACACCTAAATAGATTTCTTCATCACCTGTGGTTTTAATTACTTTAAATAAAGCATCACCTTCATTTAGTTGGATAGCGATCTTACCATTGCTTTGAATTCTGCTAAATTCAGAAGCTTGGGTTCTTTTCACTGTTCCTTTTTTAGTTGAGAAGAAGAAATAACCACTGTCATAGTCATTAGTTGATAATAATGACATTAGTTTTTCATCTTTTTCAATACTAATTAAATTGATTGCTGGAATACCTTTTGATGTTCTAGAACCAACTGGCACTTGGTGAGCACGGATACGATATACCTTACCATAATTAGTAAAGAATAATAAATCAGAGTGGGTTGAACATACGATTAATGATTCAACATCATCATCTTCATAAGTATTCATTCCTCTAACACCAACACCACCACGGTGTTGTAATTTATATGTGTTGATTGGAATACGTTTTAAATAACCCTTAGATGATCTAGTAATAACAACTGTTTCAACAGGAATTAATTGTTCGTTGTCAATTGTTGAATTTAAACCATAACAAATCTTAGTTCTTCTTTCATCACCAAACTTACGATCAATTTCATCAAGTTGTTCTGTGATGATTTTAATTCTTCTTTCTTTACTTACTAAGATTTCTTCTAAGTCTTTAATTAATTCTCTTAGTTTGTCTAATTCTTTTTGTAAATTATCACGTTCAAGACCACTTAAACTTCTTAAACGCATATCTAGAATCGCTTTTGCTTGAAGTTCACTTAGTTGATACTTAGCCATTAAAGTATTCATGGCATCAGTATTATCCTTAGCATTCTTAATGATGTTAATTACATCATCAATGTTTTGAGTAGCAATTACTAACCCTTCAACAATGTGAGCTGAAGCTTTAGCTTTTTTTAGTTCGAAGTTGGTTTTTCTTAATAAGATTTCAAACTGGTGATCAATGTAGATTTGTAACGCTTCTTTTAGATTTAAAACCTTAGGTTCGTTGTTTACTAAAGCCAACATTGCAACAG
The Mycoplasma sp. E35C DNA segment above includes these coding regions:
- the gyrA gene encoding DNA topoisomerase (ATP-hydrolyzing) subunit A: MNPNDKNNIKELLDKTVVKEASITKELETSFMEYAMSVIVARALPDSRDGLKPVHRRVLYGAYTSGLTHDKPYRKSAQIVGHVMGKYHPHGDSAIYETMVRMAQPFSLRYMLIDGHGNFGSIDGDSAAAMRYTEARLSKISAEMLRNIDKDTVDFVDNYDASEKEPVVLPSLFPNLLANGSSGIAVGMATNIPPHNLSELIGGIKCLLTNEEATIEDLKQFVKGPDFPTAAEILGESGINEYFTTGRGSVSVRAKSEIEELSNNKHNIIITEIPYMVNKANLINKIAELVKTEQIQGIADLRDESNRDGIRIVIETKRDIIPEVLLNQLYKSTQLQTNFSVAMLALVNNEPKVLNLKEALQIYIDHQFEILLRKTNFELKKAKASAHIVEGLVIATQNIDDVINIIKNAKDNTDAMNTLMAKYQLSELQAKAILDMRLRSLSGLERDNLQKELDKLRELIKDLEEILVSKERRIKIITEQLDEIDRKFGDERRTKICYGLNSTIDNEQLIPVETVVITRSSKGYLKRIPINTYKLQHRGGVGVRGMNTYEDDDVESLIVCSTHSDLLFFTNYGKVYRIRAHQVPVGSRTSKGIPAINLISIEKDEKLMSLLSTNDYDSGYFFFSTKKGTVKRTQASEFSRIQSNGKIAIQLNEGDALFKVIKTTGDEEIYLGVSSGLLVRFKEDTVRSMGRTARGVIGVKFKNPKDEVVGLSSSNEGNLLLAVSAKGLGKMTDRQEYRMTNRGSKGVLTIKVTPKTGDLITSQLVNGHEDLLMISSTGNIVRVPLSEVSELGRNTSGVKLISLQEKESLQSVAIFDVQNDNNASDNQDEQNNQDQNNDQQTTSSNSTSSEQSTNNQVEQQDSQTSDNSNNSEDNPTGQE